A genome region from Penaeus chinensis breed Huanghai No. 1 chromosome 15, ASM1920278v2, whole genome shotgun sequence includes the following:
- the LOC125032767 gene encoding PTB domain-containing engulfment adapter protein 1-like isoform X3, translating into MGKLTQRLKEKDSGNGADDKKTNKNWLHPPEALQKGHIAYLVKFLGSTEVDQPKGIEVVKEGIRKLKFNQQLKKAEGSKTPKVELTVSIDGVAIHEPKTKRNLHQYPLHRISYCADDKAEKRFFSFIAKEADSDKHTCFVFVSDKLAEEITLTIGQAFDLAYRRFVETSGREVEMRRQLLILQKRVQGLEDENKTLKTRITELASLKDRPDVDEYMKKNNISDLLTLNGESSTDPSPSELLATSSTLTPPPVPPRNAMKQEDDTSFLGDILSSPMTLNGAGDNANDDDDDDFNPRAEEFPSVNGISTGSINNGDSSENPDDDFDPRAEEKKPPSFATVPTPDTNGLAKAPPALIPPPRPSRAHEQQNGLSDDIFDTPADPFGSVAFTPANNNNDVLAQFMEMKAGFSRGLSFGTADDDFTLESLDPLKN; encoded by the exons TTCCTTGGGAGCACAGAGGTGGATCAGCCCAAGGGCATTGAAGTAGTGAAGGAGGgcataagaaaattaaaattcaACCAGCAGCTGAAGAAGGCAGAAGGAAGCAAGACACCCAAAGTAGAGCTCACAGTGTCCATTGATGGAGTGGCTATTCATGAACCGAAAACCAAG CGGAATCTGCACCAGTACCCTCTGCATAGAATCAGCTACTGTGCTGATGACAAGGCTGAGAAACGCTTCTTTAGCTTTATTGCCAAAGAGGCAGACTCTGACAAGCACACATGCTTTGTTTTTGTCAGCGACAAGCTg GCAGAAGAGATTACACTTACAATTGGCCAGGCATTTGACTTAGCTTACCGAAGATTTGTGGAAACATCAGGCCGGGAGGTCGAGATGCGAAGGCAGCTGCTGATTCTGCAGAAGAGAGTTCAGGGCTTGGAGGACGAGAACAAAACACTCAAGACGCGAATCACAGAGTTGGCATCACTGAAGGACAGACCTGATGTTGatgaatacatgaaaaaaaataat ATATCTGACCTCCTGACACTCAATGGCGAGAGCAGTACTGACCCTTCCCCGTCAGAACTGTTGGCCACAAGTAGTACGCTCAcacctcctcccgttcctccaaGAAATGCCATGAAGCAAGAGGATGACACCTCTTTCCTAGG GGATATTTTGTCTAGTCCCATGACCTTAAATGGTGCTGGGGACAAtgccaatgacgatgatgatgatgattttaaccCAAGAGCTGAAGAATTTCCCTCGGTGAATGGAATCAGCACAGGATCTATCAATAATGGAGATTCATCTGAAAATCCTGATGATGACTTTGATCCTAGAGCTGAGGAGAAGAAACCTCCATCTTTTGCAACGGTGCCAACTCCTGACACCAATGGATTGGCAAAGGCCCCACCTGCATTAA ttcctcctcctcgaccATCTCGTGCTCATGAGCAACAAAATGGTTTATCAGATGACATATTTGACACTCCAGCTGACCCATTTGGTTCAGTAGCTTTTACTCCagcaaataacaacaatgatgttcTGGCTCAGTTTATGGAAATGAAG GCTGGATTTAGTCGTGGCCTCTCATTTGGTACAGCAGATGATGACTTCACCCTGGAGAGTCTAGACCCTCTGAAAAACTAA